CGGAATCTTAAAATCGATTCTGCGGGCTTTGCTGATCGCTTGGTGTGATGATTTAACAGATCCAGTTGTGATTGCTGCCATGAAACTAGCAGCTAAACGAGGTGGGAATTCCTTTGCCTACTTGGAGACGATTTTTAAAGACTGGGCAAATGCCAATATCCGCACTGTTGATCAAGCTCGAGCATATGAGAAGTCTAAGGGAAAGCGTAAAGACAACACCATTCCCTTTAGAAAACACCAGAGCAATCGCTATGAATCATTGTTCGACGAACTGAGGAAGGAGGGAGCAAATGACCAATGAACAGGCTGTCGAGGTGCTTGAGACGATCGCAGAGCTTTATCCAAAGTTTGATTTAAATAAGCGCAAAAAGAATGTGATTCGGACTACTTACTTTATACTCCGATGGTACTATTGATAGTATTGGGACTCAACTAATTTTTAGTAAGATCCCCTAATTATTCTCATTGAATACAGAACAAATATTCGCATATAATAAGAACAAACGTTCTTTGGGGGTTGAACCATGCGAATAGGTGAGACGATCAATATCATATACATGGCAGGCGACGGCAGCTTTACTAAGCGAAGAGTTAAGATACTGGCGGTCACTGATCAATACATTAGAGGGATGTGCCAAACAAAGCGAAAAATAAGAACCTTTCGGAAGGAGAACATTCTTGGCGTTCGAAAGGTGGCACCGGCTTCATGAAAAGAGACCCTCGTGATTATAAAGATTTTAATCATATCTTGTGGGAACGCTCGTTCATATTGCCTGAGCATAAACGGGCGTTGCAACGCTATTACGAAGACTCGTCTAGGCAGGAGCCGCCAGCTATTGCAGAAGAGCTTGCTGAAGAGCACTATCAACTACTAAAGAAAGCTGTAGAGGAAGGGGCGAGGGTTTCCATTCGGTTTTGGAGACAGAGGGACGGTCAGTACCAGGAAGTATCTGGCGTGCCGCGCAACTTAGACAACATATTTCTGACAGTTGAAATTAGAGATCATTACATTGTTGTGGAATATATAACTCATTTATCGCTGGAGGGTATGGAATGGTGAAAGTCATTAATTAAGTATAAGCCGAGGATATTAAAAATGCCCCAATTCAGGGGCTTTTGCTAATCAAAACAGAAATTCTTTATTTTGAAAATCCTTAACAACCTCGTTCATTACAAGGTTTATCATGTGTCCTGCGTTAGAAAAATTGATATACTCCCAGAAATATGCAACAATTTCAGCACATACTCGTATATTAAGAAAGAGTGAAAAAATGGGAGGCTTTTAGATGATAGACAAAAACCGAACCAGAAAATTAGTTACTGGTCTCATTTTGGTGTTTGTCACCTTAGCAGTAGGTTGTTCTAATGATTCGAATGATCGTAAGGAAGCAATTAAAACAGTGTTAACAACGCAGTTGACTGTTCCGAATGAGGAGTTGCAGCACATTTTAGAGGATCCCATCGGACCAGAAGCAAACACTGAGTTAACTCAATTTTATGAAGAGAATTATAAGGCTTTCTTTACAAAAAGTGGGTACGAGGAATTCACTCGCACGTATGCATCTTATTTTGATGGGTTTGTAAGTCGTCATAATTATCGTACAGAAGTGGAAGAAGTAGCTGTAAGTGAACACGATATGATCAAAAACGGTTATGATTTTTCTGTAAGCTTAGCGTATGAAGGCGATGGGGAAAAAGGTGTCGCAAAAGTAATTGGTGTTGCTCATTTAGATGATGAAGGGAAAATCGCTAGGATGCGGTACGTTAAAGATGAGATGTTCGATATGTTGCGTTCAAAGTAAATTTGAAGATCCAGCAGCTAAAGTAGTTAAAATTAACAAAAAGTTCTAAAATGGTTACGATGTAGTCATAGGCCTGCCTAAATGTAGGTCTTTACTGATCAATACATTTCTTATTGCCTGCCGGTTAATGCATTTCCTTCAAGGAAGGAGTGGGTATAAATCAAAGTTTTATAAGAAAAGGGTGGGGAAGGTGAATAGCTTAATATCCGTGATCCTTGCTTGGGTTTTTGGAATTGGGGTGGTTCGTACGTGATTCCTGTAAATTACAGTGGTAAAGAAGTTATTTATAAGTTCGAGCCAATTCACGGCTCATATGAAGAGTTAACGAATCACTAGGAGTCATTTTGTACATAATTGCTGAAACCAGCCTGAACTCTAACAAGTTTTGAGTAGTCGATCAAGGGAGTTGATTAAATTTACAAAAAACAAGAAATATTGACTAAGATTGACTATATTTTACTAAATTGTAAGAATTTTTAATTGTTTACTAGATCCGTGTTTATGATTGCCCGTGTTTTCGATACAATTACGCTTTTTAGATTAGGCAATTATTATATGCAGAATGTATCGTTCATTCCATAACATGCCGCCTTAATTTTGAGCAATTTTTATAACTCCTCTTTTTTCAATGAAATACATAGTCATAATATTTGGGGCGATTTGCCTTTTTTATTTACAATTAGCCTCAGCCTTCTAAGCTGTTGCTCAGTTCTTATTGAGTGCCCTTTTGAAGAGTGAGGTTTTTGCTGATACAAACCATATATATATAAACCCAAAGAGGGAATTCATTCCCTTCCTTATCCTGTCCGATCGGTCGTGAAGGGAAACATCTTTTTTGTCTTCTTCATCGCGCGCAAGTGCATCAGTATTTCATTTTCTATACAGCGTGCTGCATAAGTGGCGAGCTTCGTTCCTTTGCCTTTCGAATAGCTTTCAATCGCTTTAATTAAACCTATAGTTCCAATTGAGATAAGGTCCTCTTGCTCCTCTGTTGTGTTTTCAAACTTTTTAACAATGTGAGCGACTAGTCGTAAATTGTGCTCAATTAACCGGTTTCTTGCATCTTCATCTCCCTCAGCCAGTCGGTCTAAATAATAAGATTCCTCTTTTGGAGATAATGGCTGGGGAAATGCATTGTTTTTCACATAGGAAACAAATAAAAGCATTTCTTTAATCGCAAGCCCAATCGACGTTATTAACAGTCAGCACACCCCCAAGGACCTTTTCCTTTACCCTATGCAAAGCTGGGCTCGTCTGTGTCTGTCCCGCTTAAATTGTGCTTTGTGAGGGGCATAAGGAAGGGGGCTGTGGGTATATATGTTCATGGGAAGATTGATAAAAGCGAGCAAAGGCAATAATTTTGTCTATATTTTAGTAGATAGCAAACCAACATAACTGCGCGGTTCAAAAAGTTTGAATTACCACAATGCCTTCTTTATACAATTTGTTGTACTTAAGTCTCATGACGGAGTGGAGCTCATTCCAGATGCTTACTGAGTTCAATTCACAGATACTTCTTCGCCTTCAATGATCATTATGTCGTTATTCTTCCAAACGTATTCAATCTCTTGTTTTTGACTTGCTAAGTTGTAAATCTGCTTTGTAAACCATAGCGGTCCATTCTTTTCAAATACGTAATGATTAGATCCCATAGCGCCGCCTTCGTAAAGGTAAATATCAATTGTTACTTCTCCTTGAGGTGATACTGTAGATTCCAAAAACGTTACATTAGGAGAGAACATTGTATGAAAAAAGAATCCTGCAAAAATTGTGACTAGTATCAAGAACGATAATATTAAATTTAAAATGATAGAAATTTCTTATGGTTTTTCATTAAATTAATCAGATTAACTGTTATAGAGATTAAAATTAACAACAATAAGATAATTAATATATTGAGCGTTGATGCAACAGCCCAAGTATGATATTTAAGGGAATAGATGTGGTAAGAAAGCAACAGTACTATCGATACCATGATTAAAGGTGATGCGTTTAAATATAGTTTTCTCATTTGCAACCTCAATTCTGAAGTATTTGCAGCAGAATTATTACTAGCATCCGATGTGCTTATAAAGACTAGACTAGGATAAAACGATCAATGAAAAAGTCGATCAATTTTGGTGACGATTACCATTTCACTGGTTTTAATGCTAACTAATAAATAGGGCAGTGTATAATTTGCCAACCCTTAAAGTCACCTTGTTCACTCTTTGACTGCCTTAGACTTTGGGAATTTTTAATTAGATATTATGCCTTAAGCAAAACTGTGATCTCCCCATGCCTACAGCATTTCTATTATCGGTGTGCTTATCCTTAATAAACACTGTCCGTACTCATAGTTAAAGACGTAACCACCTTAGTATCTGAATAGGTCAAGGTAGTTTATCTTCTGATTAGTGCTATTTTCGTTCACCATGACTTTTCAACTCCTAGCCCAAATATGATGGAAAACGCTATGCCTGCAGTTTTAGCGGTCTCCAACGCTAAATATGCTGACTGTATCCTTGGAACAGATTAGGATATGAAAAAGCTCAGATAATTGTAAATAAATGAGATGGGCCAAAACACTTGTAAGCAGAAGGGGAACATCGTGATCAAAAGAAAATATTTTGTTGGTCGCGATTACTAGAGAATGTGTGTTGACTCTAACATAACAAGAAAAAATTTAGTATATTGGGCGGTTATCTAACGATCAGAAAGGCACCTTAATACATATCATGCTACAGAAAGTGAAAAAACCGCCGAATATGGCGGTTTTTTATCCTCTTTTTTTCTCTTTCGCTTGCTTTTTTTCTACATCGGAATGTAGAGCGTTGTGTATAGAATTTCTTGATAGCGGGATATGGGTTAAATACGCACTACGGCCGATCATGTGCGCTGAAACAGGTGCAGTTAATGTAACAAAAATGATCCCGATGAGTAATTTACCACTCATGATGCCTTCAATGGCAAGGAAGTAGATAAAGCTTCCAAGCAGGACACCAATGACGCCAAGTGTCGCACTTTTTGTTGCCGCATGCAGCCGATTATAAATATCAGGAAACCTTAGCATACCAAGGGAGCCCGAAAAGAGAAAGAAACAGCCAATTAGTATGAGAACACTAACGAGAATTTCGCTCAATAACAACACCCTTTACTAAGAATTTCGCCAATGCGACTGTGCCGATGAAAGTTAGAATGGCAATCAATAAAATAACATCATTAAAATGAATCGTTGATAAGCGGATGGCTAGTAGACCAGCCATAGCAATTAAGTTAATACCAAGAGTATCTAAGGCTGCCGCTCGATCGGGTAGTGTCGGACCAATGATGACACGAATGAGCAGCATAGCAATAGAGACGCTAACGATAATTAACCCAATACTTGTAGAAGCCATAAGGATTGGTGTTCCCGTCATCTTAGATCAACTCCAGAATGAGTTTTTCAAAGGATTGTTTAATATTTTTTGCAGCCGCTTCTGTAGATTGAATATTCATTGCATGAATGTAAATAATCTTCCGGTCGTCTGATACGACTAGTGACAGTGTGCCAGGGGTTAAAGAGATCAAGTTGGCTAGCAACGTAATCTGCCAATTTTTTTGTAAATCCGTTTGGAGTCTAAATATCCCTGGTTGAGTATTCATCTTTGGAGAATAGACGACTTTGACGACATCCCAGTTTGCAACGAGCAGCTCACGGACAAAGAGGAAGAAGAGGCGGATCATAGCCCACAATGTTTTTCCGTAGAAACGCCCGGGAATGAATCGGCGTAGTATGAATAAGAGCAGAAGGCCAATTACATAGCCTACTGTAAGTGTGACAAAGGTATAGCTCTCTTGTAAAAACATCCATAAAAGAGCGATGATGACGTTTAACATCATTTGAAGGGCCATCGGACGTCTACTCCTTTAACACAGATTGAATATACGATTCTGGGTCGAGCAAGTAGCCACCAACTTCAAGAATTGCCGGCATAAACCATTCTGCACCAAGACCGAGCACAATTGATAGTGAGACAAGCAAGATGGCTGGTGTAAGTTTACGGCTTTTTAAAGGTGGCAGTGAAGCGATGTTTTCAGAAGTCTCGCCCCAAAATCCCCAGATAAAAATACGCATAACAGAAAATAATATTAGCAAACTCGTTAGTAAGCCAATGCCTGTTAAGACATAATATCCTTCTTCAACGGCACTTTGCAGCAACAGATACTTACCAATAAATCCACTGAATGGCGGTATTCCAGCTAACGCAAGGCAAGCGATGAAAAATAGCCAACCTAATCCCGGTGCTTTTTTCATAACACCTTGAATTTGTCGAAGATCTGATGTACCGCTGTATTGAACGAGCAAACCGATGAGAATAAATAAAGCGGCTTTAATTACCATGTCATGTACTAAATAAAACACACTTCCTGATAGAGAGAGTTCGGTTGCAACCCCGATGCCTAACAAGATATATCCTACAGCAGGGATAATATTATAGGCGATAATCAGCTTCACATTTTTAGTTGATAGGGCGCCAATGACCCCGAATATCATCGTAAAGCCGGCAATGTATAGAAAAAGCTGATGCGTATATGACGTGTCTTGTACGAAGACGAGGGTAAACATTCGCATGATCGAATAAATGCCGACCTTTGTCAGTAACGCACCAAATAGGGCAGATACGACCGGTGTCGGAGCGGCATAAGAGTGCGGAAGCCAAGTGTACAAAGGAAACAACGCACTTTTCGTAGCAAAGACGGTAAATAATAAAATTGCGACGACCGTCATCGTGCCAGGTTGGTTCAACTGTGGAACACGTTCGGCAATTTGAGCCATATTGACTGTACCAGTCATGCTATAAACGAAAGATACTGTCATTACAAAGACAATCGATGAAAAAAGGTTAATCAAAATGTACTTTACGGATTCTCGGAATTGGACACGTTTTCCACCGAGTACAATTAAACCATATGAAGCCATAAGAAGTACTTCAAAAAAGACAAAAAGGTTAAATAAATCCCCAGTCAAAAACGAGCCTGCTACACCGAGAATTAATGAATGAAAGAAGAAGTAGAAATACGACGTTTCAATTAATTTTGTTAATGAAATGCAAGCATAAAGAAATGAACTGAATGCGATGATGAACGTCGTTAATACAAGAATGACTGATAACGGATCGGCGACAAACACAATGCCATAAGGTGCGACCCAGTCTCCAAATTCAAGGGTGAAAGCACCGTCCGTAAAAACGCGATAAGCCATCCAGGCACTTCCTGCCAAACTTAAGCATAGCGTAATGAACGTAATCCCACGGTTCAAACGAATGCGTTTAGGAAAAAAAGCTGTCAAAATTGCTGCGATCAAAGGAAATAGAATTGGCAAAATGATTAGGTTGCTATTCATCGTCAGTACCTCTCAATTGATCAACTTGATCGGTTTTTACTGTTTTGTACGTTCGGTATGCTAACACGAGTAAAAAGGATGTGACTCCGAACGAAATGACAATGGATGTCAAAATTAGCGCTTGTGGTAAGGGATCCGTGTATTGCGAAATGCTATCATCAAGCAGAGGCGGTGCCCCTTTCTTCAATCCCCCCATTGTCAAAATCATTAAATGGGCACCATGTGAAAGCAAAACCGTTCCAATGACGACCTTTAATAGTCTTTTTTCCATTAGCAGGTAAACTCCAGAAGCAAATAAAAGTCCTGCAAGAATTGAGACAGCATATTCCATCGCTATTTCAACTCCTCTCGATCGCGTACTTTGATCATTACGTATATCCCAATCGCAGCTAGACCGAGTACAGCAATTTCAAGCATTGTATCCAGTCCACGCATGTCGACAAGAATGGTGTTTACGACGTTTTTACCGCCGCCAAGTGTATACGATGTTTCCAAAAAGTACGCAGAAATTTTTTCGAATTGATCGCCGAACCGGAAAGAAGAGATTCCAGTGACTGCAACAATCACGCCTACACCAACAGAGAGCACGATTTGTAATATTTTACGTATCGGTGCTTTTTTACCTGGTTTTTCTAGACGTGGCATATGTGCAAAACAGAGTAAGAATAACGCTACCGTCACAGTTTCGATGACAAGCTGTGTGAGAGCAAGGTCGGGAGCCCGGAACATGACAAAAAGCAGGGCAACGCCATAACCTGTAACGCCAATGACTAGAATTAAGGCAATGCGGTGGTGGATAAATAGTGTGACAATCGCACTTAGTCCGATGACGAGCAAAATCAACCATTCATACCATTCGACTGAGGCAAGCTGACTGCTCATGAAATCCAATGGCATTTTCTCGACGATCGTATACCCGACAACACCGACAAAGAAAACGAGTATGATTTGGAAATAGTCCGTTAGTGAGCCCGTCATAATCCGACCGTTCACTCGTGACGAACCAGCTTCTAAAGAATAAACTAAACCGTCAAATAAACGGTTACCGCTCGCTTTGCCTGGGAGAATTCGATACATTCCATCAAGTCGTTTACGGAAGAAGTAAACAAGTATTCCTGCGGTAGCGACTAGACAAGAAAGTAAGAACGGTAAATTGAAAAAGCCGTGCCAAAAATAGATGTCCGTAACTGCTTTTCCGCCTAATATACTTTCTGTTGCTGGGGCAAGTAGAACGCCAGCTATTAGGTTAGGGAATAAACCGATAACGATCACTAACGCGACAAGAATGCTAGGAGAAATGAGCATGCCAGCAGGTGCTTCGTGAGGCTTGTTTGGAAAGTCAGCCTCATCTTTAGAGCCTGTGAATGGTCTAAAGAAGAGAAACATGCTGTAGGCAAAGGTGAAAATGCTACCGAAGACCGCAAAGATCGGAACATACGGTGCAACAGCTGCTTGTAAGCTTCCTTCTTTGGCAAGCTCAGTTGCTGCTGTAAAAAACATTTCTTTACTTAAGAAGCCGTTTAGGATCGGCATCGGTACGCCAGCCATGGAAAAGGTCGCGATGAGCGTAAGCGTAGCAGTAATCGGCATAAATGTAAGTAGGCCTCGCAGCCTGCGGATATCACGAGTTCCTGTTTCATGATCAATAATTCCAGCCACCATAAAAAGACTTCCTTTAAAGGTAGCATGGTTGAAAATATGGAACACAGCGCCGAGAATTGCCGTACTTGAGCCAAATCCTAGCATGGCCATGATCATACCAAGCTGGCTGATCGTTGAATAGGCAAGGATCGCTTTTAAATCCGTTTGTTTAAGTGCTAAGTAAGAGCCCCAGCACAGTGTGAGTAACCCGACGCCAGTAACAAGTATGAAGAAGAGGTCACTTGGCGTAAAGGCCATTGAGAAACGGGCAACTAAATACAATCCGGCTTTAACCATTGTCGCTGAATGTAAATATGCAGAGACAGGTGTAGGTGCCTCCATCGCATCAGGTAACCAAATATGGAATGGAAACTGAGCAGATTTAGCGAATGCTCCAAACAAAATTAATATGAGCATGACAGGAAAAAGCGGGTGCTCAAGAATTGTTTCAGTTTGTAAGAGCAACGTTCGAATGGAGCTTGTTCCGGTAACGTGTGAAAGCATGAAAAAGGCTCCAAGCATTGAAAGGCCACCGGCAACCGTAATAAGCAATGATTTTTGCGCACCATATCTGGCTTTATCTCGGTGGTTCCAGAAACCAATTAAAAGAAACGAGGAGATACTCGTAAGCTCCCAGAATGTGTATAACACGAAGAGGTTGTCAGACAATACGATTCCGAGCATAGCACTCATAAAAATAAGTAAGTATGTGTAAAAGTGCCCTAGCTTTTCAGAAGTATGTAAATAAAAGATGGAATATAAGATCACAAGCGAACCAATTCCAGTAATTAAAAGACTAAATAGAAGCGCAAGTCCATCAGCATACACATCAAAATTGATGTTTAAGCTTGGAATCCAATGGAGTGAGGCAAATAACGGGGCCTGGGATACTCCTGGTAAAATTGAGATAAAATAAATGAACAATAGAGCTGGTAATGGCAAAATAAACCATCCGGTATGAATCGTCCGTTTCCAACGGGCGAACAATCCGGCAAACAATGCATACATAAGTGGTAAAACGATTGCCACATGCAGTAAATGCATACGCAAAAACCTCCTTCAATAGCTGACGTGCAATACGTTTATTTTACGCGGAAATGTGTTGGAATTACAAGCATTAGACGTTTAAATCAAAGAAGCAAACGGGGGTTAAAGATGAATTTTAGAAGGTTTCTATAGCTCCTCTTCCTATATATATAACCAACTTTTAAAATAAAATAAAAAAACTTTATCAAGACGATATTTTATCTATGGCTATTGAAAATAAAAACCCCTTTTTAAAAAGGGGAATGGTAATTGATACACTAAGATCCTCATTTGTTGTAGCTCGTTCCTCTTTTCTTGCTAGATTACGGAGCAATAGATAGGATGATATAAACAAATGAGTGTAGACAAAATCGCTTTGGATTTTATCTACACTCTGATGAAGGATTCTATTATACGTCAATATGAAGTGGTGATCATTTTATTCGAATTCAATTTCAATGAACGACGGCGAATTTCCTCTTCAATCAATTTGATAAATTCAGGGTTTAACTGCAGCTGGCTCGCTTTCAGAAAAGATTCAACTAACAATTCGTCTGATAAATGCTTCATGCCAAACCCTCCCTTTTTGAAAAAATCGTCATACATTCGATGAAGATGCATATTCTATATGATTATGTTCACTACAATAGCACGAATCATTCATCAGAACAACTGTTCTTGTATCCACAGGTGTGAGTGGATAACCTGTGAATTTAATGTGTACAAGCCATTTTAAATGCAGTCTGGCAAGGTTGTTATTGTGAGTAAACTTATACACAAAACACATATTGCAAGAATTGTCGAAAAGTTTTCATGTTTTTTAGTCAGAGAAATGTGTGTTCTAAGTGCTGATTCTCTTTGTCATTATACCGGTCATTCGATATGATACTATAGAGAGCAGTGATTGAGGTGGGTGAGCAAAATGAAATGGTTTTTACCGGATCAACATGTGCAGAATGTCTTTGAAATATCTCCGAAGAAATTAAAGCAACAAGGAATTAAAGGTATTATTACAGATTTGGACAACACATTGGTCGAATGGGACCGAGAGAGCGCTACTCCAGAGTTGGAGGAATGGTTTCGTGCGATGCAGTCCAACCATATTCTAGTAACAATTATTAGCAACAATTCTAAAGGACGAGTGACGTTTTTTCGGAGCCAGTCGGCGTTCCTTTTATTTATAAAGCTAGAAAACCGATGGGAAA
Above is a genomic segment from Litoribacterium kuwaitense containing:
- a CDS encoding DnaD domain-containing protein; this translates as MQIVLKTDGILKSILRALLIAWCDDLTDPVVIAAMKLAAKRGGNSFAYLETIFKDWANANIRTVDQARAYEKSKGKRKDNTIPFRKHQSNRYESLFDELRKEGANDQ
- a CDS encoding transcriptional regulator, which codes for MRIGETINIIYMAGDGSFTKRRVKILAVTDQYIRGMCQTKRKIRTFRKENILGVRKVAPAS
- a CDS encoding YolD-like family protein, yielding MKRDPRDYKDFNHILWERSFILPEHKRALQRYYEDSSRQEPPAIAEELAEEHYQLLKKAVEEGARVSIRFWRQRDGQYQEVSGVPRNLDNIFLTVEIRDHYIVVEYITHLSLEGMEW
- a CDS encoding DUF5412 family protein → MSIILNLILSFLILVTIFAGFFFHTMFSPNVTFLESTVSPQGEVTIDIYLYEGGAMGSNHYVFEKNGPLWFTKQIYNLASQKQEIEYVWKNNDIMIIEGEEVSVN
- the mnhG gene encoding monovalent cation/H(+) antiporter subunit G, whose translation is MLLLSEILVSVLILIGCFFLFSGSLGMLRFPDIYNRLHAATKSATLGVIGVLLGSFIYFLAIEGIMSGKLLIGIIFVTLTAPVSAHMIGRSAYLTHIPLSRNSIHNALHSDVEKKQAKEKKRG
- a CDS encoding Na(+)/H(+) antiporter subunit F1; this encodes MTGTPILMASTSIGLIIVSVSIAMLLIRVIIGPTLPDRAAALDTLGINLIAMAGLLAIRLSTIHFNDVILLIAILTFIGTVALAKFLVKGVVIERNSR
- a CDS encoding Na+/H+ antiporter subunit E, with translation MALQMMLNVIIALLWMFLQESYTFVTLTVGYVIGLLLLFILRRFIPGRFYGKTLWAMIRLFFLFVRELLVANWDVVKVVYSPKMNTQPGIFRLQTDLQKNWQITLLANLISLTPGTLSLVVSDDRKIIYIHAMNIQSTEAAAKNIKQSFEKLILELI
- a CDS encoding Na+/H+ antiporter subunit D, which codes for MNSNLIILPILFPLIAAILTAFFPKRIRLNRGITFITLCLSLAGSAWMAYRVFTDGAFTLEFGDWVAPYGIVFVADPLSVILVLTTFIIAFSSFLYACISLTKLIETSYFYFFFHSLILGVAGSFLTGDLFNLFVFFEVLLMASYGLIVLGGKRVQFRESVKYILINLFSSIVFVMTVSFVYSMTGTVNMAQIAERVPQLNQPGTMTVVAILLFTVFATKSALFPLYTWLPHSYAAPTPVVSALFGALLTKVGIYSIMRMFTLVFVQDTSYTHQLFLYIAGFTMIFGVIGALSTKNVKLIIAYNIIPAVGYILLGIGVATELSLSGSVFYLVHDMVIKAALFILIGLLVQYSGTSDLRQIQGVMKKAPGLGWLFFIACLALAGIPPFSGFIGKYLLLQSAVEEGYYVLTGIGLLTSLLILFSVMRIFIWGFWGETSENIASLPPLKSRKLTPAILLVSLSIVLGLGAEWFMPAILEVGGYLLDPESYIQSVLKE
- a CDS encoding Na(+)/H(+) antiporter subunit C, with translation MEYAVSILAGLLFASGVYLLMEKRLLKVVIGTVLLSHGAHLMILTMGGLKKGAPPLLDDSISQYTDPLPQALILTSIVISFGVTSFLLVLAYRTYKTVKTDQVDQLRGTDDE
- the mbhE gene encoding hydrogen gas-evolving membrane-bound hydrogenase subunit E, with amino-acid sequence MHLLHVAIVLPLMYALFAGLFARWKRTIHTGWFILPLPALLFIYFISILPGVSQAPLFASLHWIPSLNINFDVYADGLALLFSLLITGIGSLVILYSIFYLHTSEKLGHFYTYLLIFMSAMLGIVLSDNLFVLYTFWELTSISSFLLIGFWNHRDKARYGAQKSLLITVAGGLSMLGAFFMLSHVTGTSSIRTLLLQTETILEHPLFPVMLILILFGAFAKSAQFPFHIWLPDAMEAPTPVSAYLHSATMVKAGLYLVARFSMAFTPSDLFFILVTGVGLLTLCWGSYLALKQTDLKAILAYSTISQLGMIMAMLGFGSSTAILGAVFHIFNHATFKGSLFMVAGIIDHETGTRDIRRLRGLLTFMPITATLTLIATFSMAGVPMPILNGFLSKEMFFTAATELAKEGSLQAAVAPYVPIFAVFGSIFTFAYSMFLFFRPFTGSKDEADFPNKPHEAPAGMLISPSILVALVIVIGLFPNLIAGVLLAPATESILGGKAVTDIYFWHGFFNLPFLLSCLVATAGILVYFFRKRLDGMYRILPGKASGNRLFDGLVYSLEAGSSRVNGRIMTGSLTDYFQIILVFFVGVVGYTIVEKMPLDFMSSQLASVEWYEWLILLVIGLSAIVTLFIHHRIALILVIGVTGYGVALLFVMFRAPDLALTQLVIETVTVALFLLCFAHMPRLEKPGKKAPIRKILQIVLSVGVGVIVAVTGISSFRFGDQFEKISAYFLETSYTLGGGKNVVNTILVDMRGLDTMLEIAVLGLAAIGIYVMIKVRDREELK
- the sda gene encoding sporulation histidine kinase inhibitor Sda; its protein translation is MKHLSDELLVESFLKASQLQLNPEFIKLIEEEIRRRSLKLNSNKMITTSY